Proteins encoded by one window of Chromobacterium violaceum ATCC 12472:
- the rplM gene encoding 50S ribosomal protein L13 has translation MKTFSAKAHEVKREWYVVDAADKVLGRLAAEIARRLRGKHKPEFTPHVDTGDFIVVVNVEKLRVTGTKAQDKKYYRHSGYPGGIYERTFTELQNQFPERVLEKAVKGMLPKGPLGYAMIKKLKVYSGSEHPHAAQQPKVLEI, from the coding sequence ATGAAGACCTTTTCTGCCAAGGCGCATGAGGTAAAGCGCGAATGGTACGTGGTCGACGCTGCCGATAAGGTGCTGGGTCGCCTGGCTGCCGAAATCGCCCGCCGCCTGCGTGGCAAACACAAGCCGGAATTCACTCCGCACGTCGATACCGGCGATTTCATCGTCGTGGTGAACGTCGAGAAGCTGCGCGTGACCGGTACCAAGGCTCAAGACAAGAAGTACTACCGTCACTCCGGTTACCCGGGCGGTATCTACGAGCGCACCTTCACCGAACTGCAAAACCAGTTCCCGGAACGCGTTCTGGAAAAGGCCGTGAAAGGCATGCTGCCGAAGGGTCCGCTGGGCTACGCCATGATCAAGAAGCTCAAGGTGTACTCCGGCTCCGAGCACCCGCACGCCGCCCAACAGCCCAAAGTGCTGGAAATCTGA
- the deoA gene encoding thymidine phosphorylase: MFLPQEIIRKKRDNLTLSQQEIQQFVAGITDNSVADSQIAALAMAIYFNGMELEENVHLALAMRDSGRRMHWKDLNLPGPIVDKHSTGGVGDVVSLMLGPMVAACGGFVPMISGRGLGHTGGTLDKLSAVPGYNPFPEPELFRKVVKDVGVAIIGQTSDLAPADRRFYATRDVTATVESIALITASILSKKLAAGLDVLVMDVKAGSGAFMPTMQKSIELAERIVKVGNGAGVATTALITEMSQPLASTAGNSIETREAVRYLKGDQRNPRLHEVTMALCAQMLIGGKLAADEADARAKLQAALDSGRAAEIFGRMVTALGGPADFMEHYDRHLAPAPIMRPVYADRAGYVGAMDTRGIGMAVCALGGGRRLATDVLDFRVGLSQFVELGQNIGKDTPLMMIHAADEASFEDAARRVKAAIRIDEAAPSELPLVYQIIRGE; the protein is encoded by the coding sequence ATGTTTTTGCCGCAGGAAATCATCCGCAAGAAACGCGACAACTTGACGCTGTCGCAACAGGAGATTCAGCAGTTCGTCGCCGGCATCACCGACAACAGCGTCGCCGACAGCCAGATCGCCGCGCTGGCGATGGCCATCTACTTCAACGGCATGGAGCTGGAAGAGAACGTGCACCTGGCGCTGGCCATGCGCGACTCCGGCCGCCGCATGCACTGGAAGGACCTGAACCTGCCGGGCCCCATCGTCGACAAGCACTCCACCGGCGGCGTCGGCGACGTGGTGTCGCTGATGCTCGGGCCCATGGTCGCCGCCTGCGGCGGCTTCGTGCCGATGATTTCCGGCCGCGGCCTGGGCCATACCGGCGGCACGCTGGACAAGCTGTCCGCGGTGCCCGGCTACAACCCGTTCCCGGAGCCGGAACTGTTCCGCAAGGTGGTGAAGGATGTGGGCGTGGCCATCATCGGCCAGACCTCCGACCTGGCGCCGGCCGACCGCCGCTTCTACGCCACCCGCGACGTCACCGCCACCGTGGAGTCGATCGCGCTGATCACCGCGTCCATCCTGTCCAAGAAGCTGGCTGCCGGCCTGGACGTGCTGGTGATGGACGTGAAGGCCGGCAGCGGCGCCTTCATGCCGACCATGCAGAAGTCCATCGAACTGGCCGAGCGCATCGTCAAGGTGGGCAACGGCGCCGGCGTGGCCACCACCGCGCTGATCACCGAGATGAGCCAGCCGCTGGCCTCCACCGCCGGCAACAGCATCGAAACCCGCGAAGCGGTGCGCTACCTGAAGGGCGACCAGCGCAACCCGCGCCTGCACGAGGTGACCATGGCGCTGTGTGCGCAGATGCTGATCGGCGGCAAGCTGGCCGCCGACGAGGCCGATGCCCGCGCCAAGCTGCAGGCCGCGCTGGATTCCGGCCGCGCCGCCGAGATCTTCGGCCGCATGGTGACCGCGCTGGGCGGTCCGGCCGACTTCATGGAACATTACGACCGCCACCTGGCGCCGGCGCCCATCATGCGCCCGGTGTACGCCGACCGCGCCGGCTATGTCGGCGCGATGGACACCCGCGGCATCGGCATGGCGGTGTGCGCGCTGGGCGGCGGACGCCGCCTGGCCACCGACGTGCTGGACTTCCGCGTAGGACTGTCGCAGTTCGTGGAACTGGGCCAGAATATCGGCAAGGACACCCCGCTGATGATGATCCACGCCGCCGACGAGGCGAGCTTCGAAGACGCGGCGCGCCGCGTCAAGGCCGCCATCCGCATCGACGAAGCCGCGCCGTCCGAGCTGCCGCTGGTCTACCAGATCATCCGCGGAGAATAA
- the rpsI gene encoding 30S ribosomal protein S9: protein MNGKYYYGTGRRKSSVARVFMQKGSGQIIVNGKPVDEYFARETGRMVIRQPLALTENLESFDIKVNVVGGGETGQAGAIRHGITRALIDFDAALKSALSAAGYVTRDAREVERKKVGLRKARRAKQFSKR from the coding sequence ATGAACGGTAAATACTACTACGGCACCGGCCGTCGCAAGAGCTCCGTCGCTCGCGTGTTCATGCAGAAGGGTTCCGGCCAAATCATCGTTAACGGCAAGCCGGTTGACGAGTATTTCGCCCGCGAAACCGGTCGCATGGTTATCCGCCAGCCGCTGGCCCTGACCGAAAACCTCGAATCCTTCGACATCAAGGTGAACGTGGTTGGCGGCGGTGAAACCGGCCAGGCCGGCGCGATCCGTCACGGCATCACCCGCGCGCTGATCGACTTCGACGCTGCTCTGAAGTCCGCTCTGTCCGCAGCTGGTTACGTGACCCGCGACGCTCGCGAAGTTGAGCGTAAGAAGGTCGGCCTGCGTAAAGCACGCCGCGCCAAGCAGTTCTCCAAGCGTTAA
- the deoD gene encoding purine-nucleoside phosphorylase, whose protein sequence is MATPHINAKDGAFAETVLMPGDPLRAQLIAETFLEGAELVTNVRNVFGYTGTYKGKRLSVMAHGMGIPSASIYTTELIKDYGVKNIIRIGSCGAVTPDIKLRELFVAMGASTDSKVNRMRFNDHDYAAIADYTLLRTVVDTAAEQGKKVTVGNVFSADLFYGVQPNMLDVLSKLQVNVIEMELAGIYSVAAQYGARAVGILTVSDIIPTGEATSAEERQTSFRDMMEVALDAAIKL, encoded by the coding sequence ATGGCAACCCCGCATATCAACGCCAAAGACGGCGCCTTCGCCGAAACCGTACTGATGCCGGGCGACCCGCTGCGCGCTCAGCTGATCGCCGAGACCTTCCTGGAGGGCGCCGAGCTGGTGACCAACGTGCGCAACGTGTTCGGTTACACCGGCACCTACAAGGGCAAGCGCCTGTCGGTGATGGCGCACGGCATGGGCATCCCGTCGGCCAGCATCTACACCACCGAGCTGATCAAGGACTACGGCGTCAAGAACATCATCCGCATTGGCTCCTGCGGCGCGGTGACGCCGGACATCAAGCTGCGCGAGCTGTTCGTCGCCATGGGCGCGTCCACCGACAGCAAGGTGAACCGCATGCGCTTCAACGACCACGACTACGCCGCCATCGCCGATTACACGCTGCTGCGCACCGTGGTGGACACCGCCGCCGAGCAGGGCAAGAAGGTGACCGTGGGCAATGTGTTCTCCGCCGACCTGTTCTACGGCGTGCAGCCGAACATGCTGGACGTGCTCTCCAAGCTGCAGGTCAACGTGATCGAGATGGAGCTGGCGGGCATCTACAGCGTGGCCGCCCAGTACGGCGCGCGCGCGGTCGGCATCCTGACCGTGTCCGACATCATCCCGACCGGCGAGGCCACCAGCGCCGAGGAGCGCCAGACTTCGTTCCGCGACATGATGGAAGTGGCGCTGGACGCTGCGATCAAGCTGTAA
- a CDS encoding phosphopentomutase: MKRAIILILDSLGIGAAADAPKFGDAGSNTLGHIAMEAAAGRADIGRSGPLKLPNLSRMGLGHACQLSSGYFPEGMDPAAPAAAYGYAREISSGKDTPSGHWEIAGVPVLFDWGYFSDHDNSFPQQLLDAIVDKAGLPGYLGNCHASGTEILDRLGEEHMKTGKPIFYTSADSVFQIACHEETYGLERLYELCKITRELLEPYNIGRVIARPFVGEGKGKFARTGNRKDLAVEPPAATVLKKLADAGGDVVSIGKIADIYAHVGITHKHKATGFDQLWDATLTAMDQHRDKPAIIMANFVDFDSSYGHRRNTAGYAAALEEFDARLPEVMAALGDDDILILSADHGCDPTWPGTDHTREHIPVLCYGKQVKAGPIGERATFADIGQSVAAHLGLPRMDYGTSFLD; this comes from the coding sequence ATGAAACGCGCAATCATTCTGATACTGGACTCGCTGGGCATAGGCGCGGCGGCTGACGCGCCGAAGTTCGGCGACGCCGGCAGCAACACTTTGGGCCACATCGCGATGGAGGCGGCCGCCGGCCGCGCCGACATCGGCCGCAGCGGTCCGCTGAAGCTGCCCAATCTATCCCGGATGGGCCTGGGCCATGCTTGCCAGCTGTCGTCCGGCTACTTCCCGGAAGGGATGGATCCGGCCGCGCCGGCAGCCGCCTACGGCTACGCCCGCGAGATTTCCAGCGGCAAGGACACGCCGTCCGGCCATTGGGAAATCGCCGGCGTGCCGGTGCTGTTCGACTGGGGCTATTTCTCGGACCACGACAACAGCTTCCCGCAGCAACTGCTGGACGCCATTGTCGACAAGGCCGGACTGCCAGGCTATCTGGGCAACTGCCACGCCTCCGGCACCGAGATACTGGACCGGCTGGGCGAGGAGCACATGAAGACCGGCAAGCCGATCTTCTACACCTCGGCCGATTCGGTGTTCCAGATCGCCTGCCACGAAGAGACCTACGGCCTCGAGCGGCTGTACGAGCTGTGCAAGATCACCCGCGAGCTGCTGGAGCCGTACAACATCGGCCGCGTGATCGCCCGGCCCTTCGTCGGCGAAGGCAAGGGCAAGTTCGCCCGCACCGGAAACCGCAAGGACCTGGCGGTGGAGCCGCCGGCGGCCACGGTGCTGAAGAAGCTGGCCGACGCCGGCGGCGACGTGGTGTCGATCGGCAAGATCGCCGACATCTACGCCCACGTCGGCATCACCCACAAGCACAAGGCCACCGGCTTCGACCAGCTGTGGGACGCCACGCTGACCGCGATGGACCAGCATCGGGACAAGCCGGCCATCATCATGGCCAACTTCGTCGATTTCGACTCCAGCTACGGCCACCGCCGCAACACCGCCGGCTACGCCGCGGCGCTGGAGGAGTTCGACGCGCGCCTGCCCGAGGTGATGGCGGCGCTGGGCGACGACGACATCCTGATCCTGTCGGCCGACCATGGCTGCGATCCGACCTGGCCGGGCACCGACCACACCCGCGAGCACATCCCGGTGCTGTGCTACGGCAAGCAGGTCAAGGCCGGCCCGATAGGCGAGCGCGCCACCTTCGCCGACATCGGCCAGAGCGTGGCCGCCCACCTGGGCCTGCCCAGGATGGACTACGGCACGTCCTTCCTGGACTGA
- the erpA gene encoding iron-sulfur cluster insertion protein ErpA gives MPSPINFTESACAKVQDLIAEEGNPDLKLRVFVTGGGCSGFQYGFTFDEIANEDDTAIERQGVTFLVDPMSYQYLVGAEIDYQESLEGSQFVIRNPNATTTCGCGSSFSV, from the coding sequence ATGCCGAGCCCGATCAACTTCACCGAGAGCGCTTGCGCCAAGGTGCAGGATCTGATCGCGGAAGAGGGCAATCCCGACCTGAAACTGCGCGTGTTCGTCACCGGCGGCGGCTGTTCCGGCTTCCAGTACGGTTTCACGTTCGATGAAATCGCCAACGAGGACGATACCGCTATCGAGCGCCAGGGCGTCACCTTCCTGGTCGATCCGATGAGCTACCAATACCTGGTCGGCGCCGAGATCGACTACCAGGAAAGCCTGGAAGGCTCCCAGTTCGTGATCCGCAACCCGAACGCCACCACCACTTGCGGTTGTGGTTCTTCGTTCTCGGTGTGA
- the deoC gene encoding deoxyribose-phosphate aldolase, with product MSALIEAARRALSLMDLTTLNDDDTDEKVAALCRKAKSPDGTVAAVCVFPRFVPIAKKTLREAGCPEVQVATVTNFPHGNDDVSIAVAETRAAIAYGADEVDVVFPYRALMAGNRDIGFELVKACKEACGGKLLKVIIESGELKDAALIREASEISIRAGADFIKTSTGKVPVNATLPAAETMLAVIKEQGGQCGFKAAGGVKSATEAAEYLALAARLLGEDWVSARHFRFGASSLLANLQIEIAGGVAKPSSGY from the coding sequence ATGTCTGCACTGATTGAAGCCGCGCGCCGCGCGCTGTCCCTGATGGACCTGACCACCCTCAACGACGACGATACCGACGAGAAGGTGGCCGCGCTGTGCCGCAAGGCCAAGAGCCCGGACGGCACCGTGGCGGCGGTATGCGTGTTTCCCCGCTTCGTGCCCATCGCCAAGAAGACGCTGCGCGAAGCGGGTTGTCCGGAGGTGCAGGTGGCCACCGTCACCAACTTCCCGCACGGCAATGACGACGTCTCCATCGCGGTGGCCGAAACCCGCGCCGCCATCGCCTACGGCGCCGACGAAGTGGACGTGGTGTTCCCGTACCGCGCGCTGATGGCCGGCAACCGCGACATCGGCTTCGAGCTGGTCAAGGCCTGCAAGGAAGCCTGCGGCGGCAAGCTCTTGAAAGTGATCATCGAGAGCGGCGAACTGAAGGACGCGGCGCTGATCCGCGAAGCCAGCGAGATTTCCATCCGCGCCGGGGCCGACTTCATCAAGACTTCCACCGGCAAGGTGCCGGTCAACGCCACCTTGCCCGCGGCCGAGACCATGCTGGCCGTGATCAAGGAGCAGGGCGGCCAGTGCGGCTTCAAGGCCGCCGGCGGCGTCAAGAGCGCCACCGAGGCGGCCGAATACCTGGCCCTGGCCGCGCGCCTGCTGGGCGAAGATTGGGTGAGCGCCCGCCACTTCCGCTTCGGCGCGTCCAGCCTGCTGGCCAATCTGCAGATCGAGATCGCCGGCGGCGTCGCCAAGCCGAGCAGCGGCTACTGA
- the argC gene encoding N-acetyl-gamma-glutamyl-phosphate reductase translates to MVKVGIVGGTGYTGVELLRLLAKHPQACVTAVTSRKDAGIRVDEMFPSLRGRIDLAFTTPDEARLAECDVVFFATPNGIAMQDAAALLDAGVRVIDLAADFRIKDVFEWEKWYGMQHASPHLVADAVYGLPEVNREAIRSARLVANPGCYPTAVQLGFLPLIEAGVIDTASLIADCKSGVSGAGRKGEIGALLAEAGDSFKAYGVAGHRHLPEIRQGLARASGKPVGLTFVPHLTPMIRGIHATLYARLTKDVDLQRLFESRYADESFVDVLPAGSHPETRSVRGANLCRIAVHRPQGGDTVVVLSVIDNLVKGAAGQAVQNLNLMFGLPENEGLDVVPLLP, encoded by the coding sequence ATGGTCAAAGTTGGGATCGTTGGGGGCACCGGCTACACCGGTGTTGAGTTGCTGCGTTTGCTGGCCAAGCACCCGCAGGCGTGCGTGACGGCGGTGACCTCGCGCAAGGATGCGGGCATTCGCGTCGACGAGATGTTTCCCAGCCTGCGCGGCCGCATCGATCTCGCCTTCACCACGCCGGACGAGGCGCGTCTGGCCGAGTGCGACGTGGTGTTCTTCGCCACGCCCAACGGCATCGCCATGCAGGATGCCGCCGCGCTGCTGGACGCCGGCGTGCGGGTGATCGACCTGGCGGCCGATTTCCGCATCAAGGACGTGTTCGAGTGGGAGAAGTGGTACGGCATGCAGCATGCCTCGCCGCACCTGGTGGCCGACGCCGTCTACGGTCTGCCCGAGGTGAACCGCGAGGCGATCCGCAGCGCCCGCCTGGTGGCCAATCCCGGCTGCTATCCCACCGCGGTGCAACTGGGCTTCCTGCCCTTGATCGAAGCCGGCGTCATCGATACGGCCAGCCTGATCGCCGACTGCAAGTCCGGCGTGTCCGGCGCCGGGCGCAAGGGCGAGATCGGCGCCCTGCTGGCCGAGGCCGGCGATTCCTTCAAGGCTTATGGCGTGGCCGGCCATCGCCACCTGCCTGAAATCCGCCAGGGTCTGGCCCGCGCCAGCGGCAAGCCGGTGGGTCTGACCTTCGTGCCGCATCTGACGCCGATGATACGCGGCATCCACGCCACGCTGTACGCCAGGCTGACCAAGGACGTCGATCTGCAGCGGCTGTTCGAGAGCCGTTACGCCGATGAGTCGTTTGTCGATGTGCTGCCGGCCGGCAGCCATCCCGAGACGCGCTCGGTGCGCGGCGCCAATCTGTGCCGCATCGCCGTCCACAGGCCGCAGGGCGGCGACACGGTGGTGGTATTGTCGGTGATCGACAACCTGGTCAAAGGCGCGGCGGGCCAGGCGGTGCAGAACCTGAATCTGATGTTCGGTCTGCCGGAAAACGAGGGTCTGGATGTGGTGCCGCTGCTGCCTTGA
- a CDS encoding D-amino acid dehydrogenase, whose amino-acid sequence MRVAVLGAGVVGVSTAWFLARMGHEVVVLERACGAARETSFANGGQLSVSQSEPWANPGAPWQVLRWLWRDDAPLLFRPRLDPAQWRWIAGFLAECLPGRHQRNTRQMVALGLYSRDAMRQLREETGISYRRLSRGILSLHYDACQLRHARRSAARLQALGVDKRVLTPMQALALEPALEPALPMLSGASWCPDDESGDVHLFTRGLAEAAAGLGVEFRYSTRINALEAARGEVSGVSVTGPDGSYQRVTADAYVLALGSHSPLLAAPLGLRLPIYPAKGYSATAPVKSLIAAPMVSLTDESHKLVFSRLGDELRIAGTAELSGYSSSLDPRRCEALLRRARALFPAACDWEAARFWSGLRPATPGNVPLIGKSRVGRLYLNTGHGTLGWTEGAGSGRALAEIISGRMPQLDFAF is encoded by the coding sequence ATGCGAGTGGCGGTTCTCGGGGCCGGCGTGGTGGGCGTGTCCACTGCCTGGTTCCTGGCCAGGATGGGGCATGAGGTGGTGGTGCTGGAGCGCGCTTGCGGCGCCGCGCGGGAAACCAGCTTCGCCAATGGCGGCCAGCTGTCGGTCAGCCAGTCCGAGCCCTGGGCCAATCCCGGCGCACCCTGGCAGGTGCTGCGCTGGCTGTGGCGCGACGACGCGCCGCTGCTGTTCCGGCCGCGGCTGGACCCGGCGCAATGGCGCTGGATCGCCGGCTTTCTTGCCGAATGCCTGCCGGGCCGCCATCAGCGCAATACGCGTCAGATGGTGGCGCTGGGCCTGTATAGCCGCGATGCGATGCGCCAGCTGCGCGAGGAGACCGGCATTTCCTACCGCCGTCTGTCGCGCGGCATTCTCAGCCTGCATTACGATGCCTGCCAGTTGCGCCATGCCAGGCGTTCGGCTGCGCGGTTGCAGGCGCTGGGCGTGGACAAGCGGGTGCTCACCCCGATGCAGGCGCTGGCGCTGGAGCCGGCGCTGGAGCCGGCCTTGCCCATGCTCAGCGGTGCCAGCTGGTGCCCGGACGACGAGTCCGGCGATGTCCACCTGTTCACCCGCGGGCTGGCGGAAGCCGCCGCCGGTTTGGGCGTGGAGTTCCGCTACAGTACGCGGATCAATGCGCTGGAAGCCGCGAGAGGCGAAGTGTCCGGGGTGTCGGTCACCGGGCCGGACGGCAGCTACCAGCGCGTGACGGCGGACGCCTACGTATTGGCGCTGGGCAGCCATTCGCCGCTGTTGGCCGCGCCGCTGGGCCTGCGCCTGCCGATTTACCCGGCCAAGGGCTATTCGGCGACGGCGCCGGTGAAGAGCCTGATCGCGGCTCCCATGGTCAGCCTGACCGACGAATCCCACAAACTGGTGTTCAGCCGGCTGGGGGACGAATTGCGCATCGCAGGCACGGCCGAACTGTCTGGTTACTCGTCCAGCCTCGATCCGAGGCGTTGCGAAGCCTTGCTGCGGCGAGCCAGGGCCTTGTTTCCCGCCGCCTGCGATTGGGAGGCCGCGCGTTTCTGGAGCGGCCTGCGGCCGGCTACGCCGGGCAATGTGCCCTTGATAGGAAAAAGCCGCGTCGGCCGCTTGTATCTGAATACAGGGCATGGCACGCTGGGCTGGACCGAGGGTGCCGGTTCGGGGCGCGCGTTGGCGGAAATCATCAGCGGCAGGATGCCGCAGCTGGATTTCGCGTTCTGA
- a CDS encoding CheR family methyltransferase, with product MNKLPPVVLPKIEFNREFSFTDADFERIRKLIYKEAGISLNPSKKDMVYGRLVRRIRELKLPGFAAYVDFLESIGGKREFEQFVNALTTNLTFFFREEHHFPILAEHLKKKAAAGGELSIWCAAASTGEEPYSLAITALEAFPGVSKPNVSVLATDLDTSVLETGRKGIYPADKIARLPAGHAVKYFDKQPDGSYQAKQALRNMITFQRLNLVESNWSVRKQFDAIFCRNVMIYFDRDTQFAVLKRFAPLLKPDGLLFVGHSENFYFASDYFHLRGKTVYEHAKK from the coding sequence ATGAACAAGCTGCCGCCGGTGGTATTGCCCAAGATCGAATTCAATCGCGAGTTCTCTTTCACGGATGCCGACTTCGAGCGCATCCGCAAGCTGATCTACAAGGAGGCGGGGATTTCCCTGAATCCATCCAAGAAGGATATGGTTTACGGCCGCCTGGTGCGCCGCATCCGCGAGCTGAAGCTGCCCGGCTTCGCCGCCTACGTCGACTTCCTGGAGTCGATAGGCGGCAAGCGCGAGTTCGAGCAGTTCGTCAACGCGCTGACCACCAACCTGACCTTCTTCTTCCGCGAAGAGCATCATTTCCCCATCCTGGCCGAGCACCTGAAGAAAAAGGCGGCGGCGGGCGGGGAACTGTCCATCTGGTGCGCGGCGGCCTCCACCGGAGAAGAGCCGTATTCGCTGGCGATCACCGCGCTGGAAGCGTTTCCCGGCGTCTCCAAGCCCAATGTCAGCGTGCTGGCCACCGACCTCGATACCAGCGTGCTGGAAACCGGCCGCAAGGGCATCTATCCGGCGGACAAGATCGCCCGCCTGCCGGCAGGCCACGCGGTCAAATACTTCGACAAGCAGCCGGACGGCAGCTACCAGGCCAAGCAGGCGCTGCGCAACATGATCACTTTCCAGCGGCTGAACCTGGTCGAAAGCAACTGGAGCGTGCGCAAGCAGTTCGACGCCATCTTTTGCCGCAATGTGATGATCTATTTCGATCGCGACACGCAGTTCGCTGTGCTGAAGCGTTTCGCGCCGCTGCTGAAGCCGGATGGGTTGCTGTTCGTCGGCCACTCGGAAAACTTCTATTTCGCGTCGGATTACTTCCATCTGCGCGGCAAGACCGTGTACGAGCACGCGAAAAAGTAG
- a CDS encoding group II truncated hemoglobin, translating into MSEVQEMTPYQLLGGEGVVRWLTDRFYDIMDSEPSVKPLRDMHPADLAGSRQKLFMFLSGWLGGPSLYMEAFGHPRLRMRHMPFAVDEDARDQWMFCMRRAVSELVVEDWLKDKLLEAFHNTADFMRNR; encoded by the coding sequence ATGAGCGAAGTGCAGGAAATGACGCCATACCAGTTGCTGGGCGGCGAAGGCGTGGTGCGTTGGCTGACGGACCGGTTCTACGACATCATGGACAGCGAGCCTTCGGTGAAGCCGCTGCGCGACATGCATCCGGCGGATCTCGCCGGTTCGAGACAGAAGCTGTTCATGTTCTTGTCCGGCTGGCTGGGCGGGCCGTCGCTGTATATGGAGGCGTTCGGCCATCCCCGGCTGCGGATGCGCCACATGCCGTTCGCGGTCGACGAGGACGCGCGCGACCAGTGGATGTTCTGCATGCGTCGGGCCGTAAGCGAACTGGTGGTGGAGGACTGGCTGAAGGACAAGCTTCTGGAGGCGTTCCACAACACCGCGGATTTCATGCGTAATCGTTGA